The Arachis hypogaea cultivar Tifrunner chromosome 14, arahy.Tifrunner.gnm2.J5K5, whole genome shotgun sequence DNA window AACTATTGATTTATAATAGATAGGTAATttttattcaataattaatttgttttattagAATTGTGTTGTTTTCTTTTGGATTGATTGGAGTTTATTTCGTAGGTTATTGGTATAGTCTTATTTGTAGTTTGCAGTTgaggttattttttttaaatattttaaattttttaagttagaTTTGTAGGACGAAAGTGGAAGAATGATGTCCAATCACTTCTTCTCGACCCTTTCTCTACTGAAAATAATAAAGGAAtgcagtgacggacccagaaaattttaggagtggaggcaaaaaaaaaaaaaaaaaaaaaaatatatatatatatatatatatatatatatatattaaataaattttgttaaatattattaattatatggagatataaaaattaaaaagaattagcgaacacttttattcttaaaatactatttattatatataatttataaaaaatattttttttttctaaaatttaaaattaaaatattttaattaaattatagataacttattatcctaactaatctttttatacacatttaataataaaagattgaATTAACTGGCATATTAGCACATAATAATacattagtatttataatttgaaattagaattatatataaatactagaaaaattaaatttttatatgaaaagtatgtttatataaaataataaaaacataatttttataatttttttattttttaaaataattaaatttattatatattttttaatttaattatgatataatgttagataaaatattttttatcattatttttaaaaataaaaaaatattataaattagtaaattaatcaattcattttaaaattttatatgcaacataggtacatataatagaacaaaagataaaaaataagtaataaggataaataaatcaagaataaaataaaatatataaagtcacgaaaaaaataaaatattagattgatacctaaactataattgtttgaattaaaaattacaattaaaaatatcaaaaagaaaaacaataaaattgaaagatacatagagtcatggagagctatataaaaaaattagagaatttaaaatttactttttgatgaagagaagatgaccattagacaaggaatagaaaaagaaagttgaaaatataaaaataagaagagggtttaagagaataaagAATTAACGGtacaataattaaatttgattaggttaaataatagtcaaaataaaaaaaaaataaaaaaataaatttaaaactttaactaattgaatttattttatttgtaatggATCATTTAAAATTTGAAGGATATTTGATGAAGTGAAGAGAGCCTCTATTTATAGAGTGGTAGAATAATCTAGCCATGCGTCACCGAATTGGATGGCAGGCACAATTCTAACTAGTTCTCCGCACTACTTTTATGCAGTTGAATACTATCATGCCTATTTATATCTACAGCTGTAGCAATAGGTGTATAATTTGGTAATACTCTAATTTGTCCACTATTAGTGGATAAAATAATATCCTTCAATAACCTATTCTATAAGAGATTCTcttatatttcaaaatttaaggtataatattattatgtataGTATTCTAAATCTAGAATACTAATAAATGCGatatattagatatatattatatataagtatatcttttaaaacaaaaattaaaaacatcatgGGCAAGTGCCCCCTCATTTGTATGCTTGGGTCCGTCCCTGAAGGAATGCCTATTAGAATGATTAGAATCGGATGTTTGACTGAATATTTGCTTGTTTGAAATTATTATTGCATTTGTTGACTTGGTGAAAATTGATAATGTTGTTTGGTGGAGACGGCTAacttaaagaaaattttgccaaaatttctctgaaagtttttaaatttatgatATCACTGATGCTTATGTTGTTATCAAATTGGTTTAATTTGGGAAACAACAAGAATATTGTTTGGTGGAGGCATCTTATTTAAGAGAAAGTTTTATCGAAATTTCGTAAACAATTTAATAAGTTTTAATTTTGTTAGTGTCTAGGTTATTTGAACTTTGTTACACGACGATTCTAAGTCATGGTTTGtaatttaactttttattatttttgtacatTTTATTTGTATTGTTGATATTCTAATttattgttttaataaaaaacaCTATTTATTTCCTATTAGTTTTAATAGTgttttaaatatgaatttttggTAACAGGATAATgggtatttaatatatttaattgaaaataacttTAAAAAACTAGTCATACACATTGCTGTCGAATTTATAcagtaataaattaatttattttttttgggtttatAGGAAAAAATTCGACAATAATACTTTATCAATTCATCATTTCTGGTGttattatcattgaatttaaGGGTATTTGTGAATAGGATCGGATATAATCAAAATCTTGATCTGATCTACATTAAACTCATCAAATCTAATATCCGTActtttttatgtttagatatGATTTGATCCGTATATTTTAAGATCGAATATCGAATATatccacaaaataaaaaatatattaaaaaaatttatttctataaaaaaagtcaataaaaCTACTTTTTCACTCTAATAAAATCTCATTTTTTTACTCTTCCAGACTCCTAAAATATTATTcaagcaattttttttaaataataaaaataaaataatataacatatataaataattattaattaaaataaaatataaatacaacatATGTATATTATTTAGTGCAGATCGAATTTACAAACATAAACGTAATATCTGTGATCTAATTCGATTGAATCATATATTCAAATTGTAGATCAGATATAGATAAATATTGTATGGGTATAATTTGATCTATAAACGCTCCTAGTCAAATTATCCGACGGCACTACCAACATTCTTCGTGTTGGAACTAGGAAATTTGATGGTAATGTGTTTAGGTCGAGGATTTTTTAGTTGGATGGAAGCCGACGATATATCCGAAAGTAATATTATTTATAGTTGGATTTATATATAAAATCAGACAGTAAAGAGCAAATTTCTTGAAATGTTCATCATGTAACAAAATAAATAGTCTAATGTTTAGGTTATTGGTAAGTAGAGCAAAATATTAGGGAAATGTACAATTAATATTGGTTGCGAACTTTTAGGTTATTTTATTGAAAGAAAATGTTATAAAAATAAAGGAGTTATGACTTATGAATCATGGACCAATCCTAACGTTTTACTTGATGAATAAACAAAAAGGAGCCACTTAAATAAAGATgtcaaaaacgtcttttttttaaagatgttttttaaaaattaaaatttaatacatataatcaattaaattatattatttttattaaaattagactggACAAATCAGTttagcaaaaaaattaataaattaaatttttaaaccggtataaattaatattttttataaaaagttactacaatatccctattataaaacacaactaaaatattcctatcatatatatatatatatatatatataaattttgaaaactttaaattctaaccctataaTGATAGAGAAGAAAAGggctagaatttagaatttttaaaattaatatatataataagagtattttagtcattttatataataggagtattatagtaattttttataaaaaataatattaatttagacgaattcaaaatttgattcactatttttcggtcaaattaatttatctaacataattttgacaaaaataacataatttaaatgattatatgtgttaaattttaattattaaaaaatatcttaaaaaaaagacgttttctGCGTCTTTAAATAATATGTTCCCTTACATAAATACATAGTTTGCATAGATACAGTAAATCTAATTTGCCTACATATATCTAATGTGTTTATCTTAAATGATAAAATTGACTCTTTTTTAGTCTTTCAATTTCCTACTATCATACTGAAAGGAGTCTATTGTTCTCAATCTTTTGGCAGTTGATAGAAAATTTTTATGAAGAGGAAACCCCAAAGGCAATAGTTCCAGCTAAAAAGGATGCAGTTGATGTGGAGAATCTTGCATTGAAATTAGAATGGAGCAGTTTGTGACAGCTACTGTCAAGAGTAGGAGATTGATTGAAGATGGCAAAGGTAGAACCGCCACATAAATGACTCCTTTCGAGGATAGAGTTTGTGACGATGGAAATTGTCCATTGTAGATCTCCATTGCttttatttgttgttttatcACGCAATGACCCAAAAAGAAAGCAATacagtttttatattaaaaataaataaattatatcgaGTTCAGAAACTTTAATAGAAAAGATTGCGCGGTTAACAAATAACAAGCATTGTTATATTAAGATGGTGTACACGATCCATGATCGATGGGAAAGTGAGTCCTTCCCACAAGACTTGAGCGGGTTAGCGTAGAGTAAAATGCATTGGATAAAGCATGACCTCTCTCTATGGAGAACTAAAACAAAATGCATCTACATTACATAATTTACACCAATAACCAACATAACATGGCAAAATCTTGTCGTTCAAGCCAATCCTTCATAACTGATTATCTTTTTCCAAAGTAGGAAAACAAGTTCGGTTGTTTATCATCAGCAGCATTAGTCTTTGCCTTTTCCCTTTTCTTTGCAGGGTTTGGACTCACAACATCTTTGTTAGCCAAAGCTGGCTTTGATTCACCTGAAAAAGCCTCATAATCGCGCTTGGTTGGGACCTTCGTAGCATCTTGAGAAGATTTGAAGTCACTGTCCCCTACCTCAGTTTTTTTGGCTTCCTCTGCCTGTTCTTCACTCTTGATAAATCCTTGACTTGGCACTATTTTCTGCTCTGGCTTTGTCTCTTCATTTTCAGATCCCTTTCTTGAGAAGAACTTAGAGATCAAAGTGTTACCTTCCGCCTTTACTTGAATCTGCACAATCGGACTAGGTTTAGGACAACATTCTTGGCTGATTATGATGGCAGTTAAATTTATCTCAAGTTGATGAAGTAATGATAGCATTAAATTCGGTTTGTTAGGATTTGAATATAGTTTGTAGAGATATTAAATTCTAAGAAACCTATTTTAATAAGATCTTTGCTTCTTCACAAGCAAAGCCTAACAAACCTACATATGAACAGCAATTAATGCAACTACTGTAAGTGCCagcatgattcttttcttatcTGGATTAACAAAAATCCTATTTGCGCAGCAGCCACTatgtatttttgtataaatacatacgttgtttaactcattttcaatgtgtattttgtattgcAACATGTCTATACGAGTGACTGATTTTTTTATGTACATGTAGCATGGTTATTGTATTTGATCTTAACCCTGCAAGTAAAGAAGCTAATTCCATTATTTGGATCTAGTAACCTCCAAGTCACAGTATAGCAATCTTATTTAATGCCATACCAAGACTCTGCCAATAAACCCCTCTCAAGAAACCCAGTAAAAAGCAAAAACCAATGTAATTAAGAGCTTTCAATGAGCCGAATGCCCGAACCCAACAAAATAATGTATGtttctaaaatttgtttttccaaaaatgtatgCATTAAGAAACGAAAGAACTAAGATCTAGTCACACATAACATAATTATGGCTTAGATAAAACTCCATGTGATTTGTCTATTTTGTTTTGGCTCAATACATCTTGGCATGCATGTTGAAATGTTGAAACCGAGAAAACCATAACCAGGGAGAAATCACATGAAAGGGAAGCAGAATGCTCAATGGCCATACCTCCTTTATGCACTCAGGTCCATCAAATGATGGCTTGCCCATTGCAGGCGTCACTGGGTACCAAACCTAGACATCAAAAGGATTGGttagcaaacaaaaaaaaaaaattcatgattTAAGCTTTCTGAGAGCAAACATGCAAGGCTTTCTTTCAAATTTGAATGGAAAGAAAAattatcttaaattctaaatatttttgtttgcatgttttataattgaaaaagaaaaaagcactttttacttctttttttttttaaaatatcaaatttacaagctattaatgtcaaaattctaaacaaattagATAAAGATCATACCAGATCAGATTCCTCATATGGCTTCAGCAAATTCTTAAAACTGGAAGTAGAGCCGCTTAGCCAGGCATCAGTTGATTCCTTGTCACAAAAAATAACAGGCATCCTGTCTACAAAGACACAATAAAAGTGACAAATCTTAGTTCACCAATGTAGGACATGGCCACTCAATAGGTACAGGGCTAATAATAAAAAGGGGCACATAGTTCCCTCAAGTTGGCTGAACAGATAATCTCGTGCATCTTAAATATAAGCTTAGAACCAAATTGTTAAATGACATCTATTCTTTTCAATGTATTATTAAGGAAACTTATCAACGAAATTGTGTTTTAcgtaaattctttttatttatagAAAGGAGAAAAGGCATACCTAGGATCTCACTGAAATCCTTTTTTTCTACGTTCTTCAAATCAGGTATCATGAGGTCAAAATGGTTTCCCCGTTGAAGTAAACCATTTAGGGCTTGGTAACAAACAGGGTAAAGAGTAAGCACatttcttttctgttcttttaGAATAGCCACAACTAATACATTCAGGtgaatttgttttctttttgtatttCTAGATTAGTTTTAACTACCAATATGCCACCTTTATAATTTCTTTCGCATTTTCAAATTTCCTACTTTCACTATTTTATTCACAAAACACAGGAAAGGAAATGGAAACCAAGTTCCTTCTCAACGAAACAAAATGGGCTAATACAGAATTTAGAACCAAAGGCATTACCGCAAAGGAAAAAAGAATCACTAAAATAATTTGCAGTTGTTTGATAAAATGTGATATAATCAAGATCAGTCATTTGCAACAGTATAACAATAGTTTTTATCAAGGCACGGCCAGTACAATAGAGTAATCTCATTCTAGAATCCAGCTATTTAAATAGTGATTTGTTAGTATCAGACTTGTAATATAATATCAGCCAGAAATTTTGCTAGCACGTCAACATTTAGGAGTGCATGACTCACCATGAAGCCACTGAAGAGCTGGAGAGGAAGAGGTTGTAATAATAGTAAATGTGTATAGTATTTCACCTGTAGTTAAAAATATTCGCATCAGCATTAAGTAAACCTAAAAGGAAATCTACTAATGAATCAAATGTCATTGCCCTACATTTTTTATTAGGAACAAATTTGGGAGAGTTTACaacaggaggaggaggaggaaaatgGCAAGAAAGTTGTTAACAAGTCAGTTAGGAGTAAAAGTGATATAGAGGAAGAGAGGGAAGTTTTGATTTTGTCTTGTCATCTGTACCAATTTGTAGGAGACTCATTCCTTAGTTAGATTTTTCCCAAGTGTACACTATAGGAGGTTCCTCGGTCAGTTTGCCTTCTCACACACACACAACTTTCCTATTGCTGATACCAGTTCTGACATCTATCTAAAGAAATATCTTACCTTCAGAATCCTGCCAAGAGTCATAAAGAGCAGCGAAGACAAGTGGTCGTCCATCTTTGAAGTGAATATAGTATGGCTGTTTTCTTGAACCATCCTTTTTCCACTCGTAAAATCTTCAAACAAATATTTAGAAAAATCAACTTAAAGAGTTCAACTTTACATCAGAAAAATGGATGCGATGGACTGTTTAGAAAAATTATATCAACTATAAAGAAGTGTCTACACTCTACAGTCAAAAGAAATATATGAAACCATAATTTTTTCCTACAAACTAGGCAATAAATTTCGACAAGAATAATAGAACTGCTGAAGATATAATAGGAAAAGGAATACATAGTCAGGACCATGATTGTCAAGATGAAAATACATAATGCAAATGCTTTGTCTACCCAGCAAAcagaattaattatttaattttcatccaGCTCATACATttcccagaaaaaaaaaaagacaaaaatgcTCAACTATACATGCAAGCATTTCTTCACTCGTGTAACCATGTCCATGGAATACAATCAGTAAAGAAAAATGTCCAACTTTATTCCTTGAACTATATTCTTGTACTAAAATACCAGCCGAAACAGCAAGCAGGTATTGAGAAAAGGTTCAAGAGGAAACATTCCCACTCCCAACCCAATCATGCTTAAGCGAGAAGAGAAGAGTGAAAACAGGACAAACAAATTAATGCAATACATACCCTTCTAATGCTACAAGGCATCTGTTTTTAGGAAGCAGACGGCGAAATGAAGTTTTTTCATTTAAGGACTCAGATCGAGCATTAAACTGCAGTATATAGCACACACGACACATCAGAATAAGTACTTCATAAAAACGAATTGGAATTTATAATAATATGTGCTAGACACTCTAATAAGgactttgaaaataaataaataaacagtaCCATTTAATTTTATCCACATTCTTAAGCATACTGACATTCCCAAGTATAGTGTCAGTTAAAATTGCAAGATTTATTTGAGAATCAAGTGAGAGGATTGGGAAACTCTGGGTTTTTGGATCTTACATCAATGTTTGAGTGACATGATTATAACTTTTGTCATCTGTGTACGGGTATATGACCCAAATTTTTCACCTCGAACTCTCATAATTAGTTAGCTGGCATAGCAGCAAGGGAACACcgcaacaactttgaacttagtTTATAATGATTTATCTAGAATATATGCAAATCAAAGTTTAAGCTGCCGTAACAACTATCCAAAATGGCTTAACAATCAGTTATCTAAGGTTACAATTAATGTATAAGCGGGCTGAGAATATAacctaataaaatacaaaagtgcTTTGAGCAAGTGAAGATATACCATCTTGTAGTGATCAGGCCGCTCTGTCTTTTTTGTAAAACTGGGGACTAAACCCCATTTCATGCAATGAAGAACATGGCCTTCACTGTTAGACGCATCTTCCCTACGAACTACCGGCAGATTGAATCCCGGCGACACATTATAGGATGGCCTATACCTACACACCGGCAAATTCAAAGCGTTAACTCGCATGCAGTTCTCTTCGTGTGATTGAGAACAGTTAAAAGGACAATTAACTTCGCCTGAAGATAATGTATGTAAGTCTTCACTGAAACTCAATTACGCAAATGCATTCGAAGCTCTAATACACAAAACAAAAGCCCTCTTTTCAGATTGAATACAATAAAGCAGCTTAATTTGGCCCCTCTAGAGCCAGAGTGCAgaagttaataaaataaaaaagtaaatgcTTAACTAGTTTTGGATTATTTAGTATAATCCGTTCCTAAGTTGCTAAATGAACTCCAAAACAAGGATTTGAAGCAAGCGTAGAGTGGAATTGTTACCGTACCGGTCCATATGGAGAGAACGAATAGCGGGAAGGGTGCGATGACAAGCCCTTGCTACATCATCGCCTCTTAGAGTACACCGTGCTCTTCCACACAtctctctttccttctttctctctttcgttCAGAGTATCGctgttgtgttttttttttctttccctctTGCGCAACCAAGTAAAGGGCGGGAAGAATCACTACTTACTTCTTGGAAAGTCTACGGGACAGGTTTCACAAGAGAGTTTTTGTTTGGGATTGGAAAGAAaacaaacaataataaaaaaaaattatttaagaaagataATTTCATTAAATATTactttcaaattttttctaagaCAATGAAAGTTTTATTTGGAAAGAATGGAGAGAAAGATTTTCATTGTACATCTCTCTCAAGATTAATTGGAGATCAGCACATAATTTCTAAAACATTATATTTCGGATTTTTAATCCCAAAAGATTAATAAAACTAAAGTAATCATGTAAATGATTGACAATAATAAAGGCATCCAAACAGTTTGTCTCACATATATATCTCTTTTTTCCGAGTCTCAAGTTAAAAGAAAGTATATTCAAATAGCAAATAACTCTCCTTATAGAATATTAtgactctcaattgttcccagCAGCCTCGTTGCCACCTTTCCTTCCGATCTCTGCTAACACAGGCAAAACAAATCCGAGCACCATTGTCAGGATAGCTAGcatcataattaattttaaaggtatCAACCAAAGAAAAATCTATGAGCCACTAATAGTAGAGGGGATACACATCGTGAATGCAATGTAAAACTGATTCCTGACCTAAAAAATATCGTGGACAGTTATTCGTGTGCGAAATGTCCCTCCTAAAATGAAATgtagcagtaggaagagcctcccgaaGACATAGCCAGACCAAGAATTTGTACTTTTCCTGAACATGTTGACGCCAAAGTCAAAACCAATTCCccctatcctcccaactaaacatcttTCTTACTGAGTTACAAATAACCACTACGAGCGTCATAAACCTTTGAAGCCACACCAGTTCAATACCAACcgataggggtggcaagcggagAAGCCCGCCCCACCCCATCAGAAGTCTGCCTTTTTGGTGGGCTGGCCCGCCCCGTCCCGCCTAGAGGCGGTCCTAGAATTCCACCCCGCCCCGCCTAACTGCGGGCTGGCAAgctggcgggctaagcccgccaaaactcatttttttattattattaactactaaataatatatataataacttcac harbors:
- the LOC112743482 gene encoding uncharacterized protein; amino-acid sequence: MCGRARCTLRGDDVARACHRTLPAIRSLHMDRYRPSYNVSPGFNLPVVRREDASNSEGHVLHCMKWGLVPSFTKKTERPDHYKMFNARSESLNEKTSFRRLLPKNRCLVALEGFYEWKKDGSRKQPYYIHFKDGRPLVFAALYDSWQDSEGEILYTFTIITTSSSPALQWLHDRMPVIFCDKESTDAWLSGSTSSFKNLLKPYEESDLVWYPVTPAMGKPSFDGPECIKEIQVKAEGNTLISKFFSRKGSENEETKPEQKIVPSQGFIKSEEQAEEAKKTEVGDSDFKSSQDATKVPTKRDYEAFSGESKPALANKDVVSPNPAKKREKAKTNAADDKQPNLFSYFGKR